aataaggacgagatttggagtccatgcttgtatgatattgtgtaaaaactgcattcaagaaacttattttgttgtaacatatttgtattgtaaaccattatgtaatggtcgtgtgtaaacaggatattttagattatcattatttgataatctacgtaaagctttttaaacctttattgatgaaataaaggttatggtttgttttaaaatgaatgcagtctttgaaaaacgtctcatatagaggtcaaaacctcgcaacgaaatcaattaatatggaacgtttttaatcaataagaacgggacatttcatgtatcaCAGCTTGAATACTCTCGAGCAATTGGatgcttgatgtatgctatgacaAGCACACGCCCTGATATTGCTTTCATAGTGGGAAAACTTAGTAGGTTTACTAGTAATCCAAATGCTACTCACTGGCGTGCTGTGGTTAGGGTATTCAAGTATTTGAAGGGTACTATGGATTATGGTATCACTTATACTGGGTTCCCTTCAGTTTTAGAAGGATATTCGGATGCAAGTTGGATAACCAACGTCGAAGATCATTCATCTACGACTGGTTGGATATTCCTACTTGgaggaggtgctatttcatgggcttctaagaagcaaacATGCATTACAAATTTAACCATGGAGTCTGAATTTGTAGCTTTAGCTGCAGctggtaaggaagctgattggttaAGGAATCTAATTCATGAAATTCCTTTGTGGCCGAAGCCAATATCTTCTATTTCCATCCGTTGTGACAGTGAAGCTACTTTGGCTAAGGCTTATAGCcaaatgtacaatggaaagtctagacacttaggtgttagaCACAGTATGGTTCGCGAGCTGATTTCACATGGAGTGATATCCGTAAGTTTCGTTAGATCACAACAAAATTTAGCGGGTCACTTGACTAAAGCATTAGCCCGAGACTTAGTGCACAAGTCGGCTATTggagtgggattgaagtccacataaatcttccaaagtgagacgcccaattcccttctagtacaacgctagaagctgaattcaatgaggtaagcttactttctgaagattgaaacacataaaattctgatcccaaagtatgtgtttagacctgcaagttgagttaggttgaagttattcttcttaatagttcttttgaaaaattgcatatgcaggtgcaagatgtaaaaggactacctatgtgagcatgaagttttgccgcttcaatggagccttggacttagctgccaatatgttcactgaaggattgggacacatggcttataatagtgtcaagattgtTTTAGGGATATGTagaaactgatgtgtataatattttatagttttcatacgagtggaagggttcaatttctgaaacaccctgatactcgaattctcgtaaatattatactaagtggaaattcaatttctgaaacattttcatttatgcattagtttgttctgtttgtttagttattttagtaaatcaaggattacactaaaatggggggatttgttggtgattttagtgtcatccaacgtacATTTTAGTTATTTTGCTTATAATGATGCATATACGATTTAGTTATTTTGCATACATAAAATAAACAGTCTTCAATATTGAACAAACAGacctttgtatcacatattctTTACTGGCATGATCCGCAGATCTTTaaacaaaaatatcttaaaaaaataaaaaacacatTAATTTCTCCGTCTACAAACCTCTCTTAGACTTAACCTCACTAAATCTCTCTGGAAGTTTATATGCTAATATATTTTTTCATATTTTATATAGTTTTTCTAAACATAGCCTTAAGGGCTATGCTTAAGAAAATAATTTGAGCATAATTGGTGGTACGTTGTAGTTAGTGGAGTGGTTAATAGGAAGTTATTATAGCGGTTATTTACAGGTTACAACAAAATAAAGCATGTCCTAAAAGCTTAAGGATAGCCCTTAGGGCTATATTTAGAAAAACTCTATTTTATATTTAGACACGTTTTACAAAAAGTATTCACAAAATGAATTAATAAGTCAATTTGATTTGTACAATATTTATTTTTGACATCAGTCAGTGAAAAACATATTGTAAATTTCATATTTCTCTTATTTTTACTACGTATTATGTTTTTCCGTGACTTTCAAAACTATAAAAGCATTCACAAAATGAGTCGATAGGTCTAGAGAATCTTTCAAATATATGAAGAAATCTTCATTTATTGGTTTGCAATGGATCCGAAATGGAAATACTCGTTTGCTTCATTTAGGAGATAGGAGATGATATCTAATTGGATAAACG
The window above is part of the Rutidosis leptorrhynchoides isolate AG116_Rl617_1_P2 chromosome 1, CSIRO_AGI_Rlap_v1, whole genome shotgun sequence genome. Proteins encoded here:
- the LOC139850642 gene encoding secreted RxLR effector protein 161-like — translated: MTSTRPDIAFIVGKLSRFTSNPNATHWRAVVRVFKYLKGTMDYGITYTGFPSVLEGYSDASWITNVEDHSSTTGWIFLLGGGAISWASKKQTCITNLTMESEFVALAAAGKEADWLRNLIHEIPLWPKPISSISIRCDSEATLAKAYSQMYNGKSRHLGVRHSMVRELISHGVISVSFVRSQQNLAGHLTKALARDLVHKSAIGVGLKST